In Desulfobaccales bacterium, a genomic segment contains:
- a CDS encoding FmdB family zinc ribbon protein — translation MPIYEYQCVDCSGQDQRVAGLDDHTALCTQCGGLMLRLDEDVFKPYFEEVSPQAWPETETKTKASL, via the coding sequence ATGCCTATTTACGAGTATCAATGTGTCGATTGTAGCGGCCAGGACCAAAGGGTGGCCGGGCTGGATGATCACACCGCCCTCTGCACCCAATGTGGCGGCCTGATGCTGCGGCTGGACGAGGATGTCTTCAAGCCGTACTTCGAGGAAGTTTCGCCTCAGGCCTGGCCGGAGACCGAAACCAAAACCAAAGCTTCACTGTAG
- a CDS encoding 1,4-alpha-glucan branching protein domain-containing protein gives MDEPLGYFTFVLHSHLPYVIGHGRWPHGMDWLNEAAAESYIPLLQVFNRLGAEGLHSGVTLGITPILAEMLAANVFRQEFKDYLDQKIKAAKDDLTTFKRLGDDHFASVALMWESHYGDLRRAFSEDFGEDLLGAFKRLMDDGVLEIITSAATHGYLPLLGRDTAVQAQVKQGAATYRRHFGRDPKGFWLPECAYRPRYPWVPPLKDFTGEPVLRKGVEEFLSENGLKYFFIDSHLLKGGKAIGVYKDRFEALERLWERFAAQYQERPEEEDKSPYQAYLVSSAPETKRPIAAFTRDPKTGLQVWSGEWGYPGDGNYLDFHKKRFPGGLRYWRVTSAKADLADKEPYHPEWIAGRLRDQADHFVSMVVEILSEVKEKEGRPGMVVAPYDTELIGHWWFEGPEWLYQVLKRFHDHTQVSLSPGGEILEAVTPRAVIALPEGSWGEGGYHWIWLNEMNDWTWRHVYAAEADMEELARLNADDPDPRLQDLLKQCGRSLFLLESSDWQFLISTFSARDYAELRLTVHNDDFRRLAAMTRRYAAERYLPHEDWNFLHLCRERDDIFPDIDPRWWAGLQYPPVETE, from the coding sequence ATGGATGAACCATTAGGATATTTTACGTTTGTGTTACATTCCCATCTTCCCTATGTCATCGGCCATGGCCGCTGGCCCCACGGCATGGATTGGCTCAACGAGGCCGCGGCCGAATCCTATATTCCCCTGCTCCAGGTCTTTAACCGCCTGGGCGCCGAAGGCCTCCACTCCGGGGTCACCCTGGGCATCACCCCCATCCTGGCGGAGATGCTGGCGGCCAACGTCTTTCGCCAGGAGTTCAAGGATTACCTGGACCAAAAGATCAAGGCGGCCAAAGATGATCTGACCACTTTTAAAAGGCTGGGGGATGACCACTTCGCCTCCGTGGCCTTAATGTGGGAAAGCCACTACGGGGACTTGCGCCGGGCCTTCAGCGAGGACTTTGGCGAAGACCTGCTGGGCGCGTTTAAGCGCTTGATGGATGACGGGGTGCTGGAAATCATCACTTCCGCGGCTACCCACGGCTACCTACCCCTGTTGGGCCGGGACACCGCGGTCCAGGCCCAGGTGAAGCAGGGCGCCGCCACGTACCGCCGCCACTTTGGCCGGGACCCCAAGGGGTTCTGGCTCCCGGAATGCGCCTACCGGCCGCGCTATCCCTGGGTCCCGCCCCTGAAGGACTTTACCGGTGAACCGGTGCTGCGCAAAGGCGTGGAAGAGTTTCTCTCGGAAAACGGCCTCAAATATTTCTTTATTGATTCCCATCTCCTCAAGGGGGGCAAGGCCATCGGGGTCTACAAGGACCGCTTCGAAGCCTTGGAGCGCCTGTGGGAACGCTTTGCCGCCCAATACCAGGAACGCCCCGAAGAGGAGGATAAATCCCCGTATCAGGCTTATCTGGTAAGTTCCGCGCCGGAGACCAAGCGCCCGATTGCCGCGTTCACCCGCGACCCCAAGACCGGCCTCCAAGTCTGGAGCGGCGAATGGGGCTACCCCGGAGACGGCAACTATCTTGATTTCCACAAGAAGCGCTTTCCCGGCGGCCTGCGCTACTGGCGGGTGACCAGCGCCAAGGCCGATCTGGCCGATAAGGAACCCTATCACCCCGAATGGATCGCCGGCCGGCTGCGCGACCAGGCCGACCATTTTGTCTCCATGGTGGTGGAGATTCTGTCCGAAGTCAAAGAAAAGGAAGGCCGGCCCGGCATGGTGGTGGCCCCCTATGATACCGAACTCATCGGCCACTGGTGGTTCGAAGGCCCCGAATGGCTCTACCAGGTGCTCAAAAGGTTCCACGACCACACCCAGGTGAGCCTAAGCCCCGGCGGCGAAATCCTGGAGGCGGTGACTCCCCGGGCGGTCATTGCCCTGCCGGAAGGTTCCTGGGGGGAAGGCGGCTATCACTGGATCTGGCTCAATGAGATGAATGACTGGACCTGGCGGCACGTCTACGCCGCGGAAGCCGATATGGAAGAGCTGGCCCGGCTCAATGCCGACGACCCCGACCCCCGCCTCCAAGACCTGCTGAAGCAGTGCGGCCGCTCCCTGTTTCTCTTGGAGTCCTCGGACTGGCAGTTTTTGATCAGCACCTTCAGCGCCCGGGATTACGCCGAACTCCGGTTGACCGTCCACAATGACGATTTCCGCCGCCTGGCGGCCATGACCCGGCGCTACGCCGCCGAGCGCTATCTGCCTCACGAAGACTGGAACTTTCTCCACCTGTGCCGGGAACGGGATGACATCTTCCCGGATATTGACCCGCGCTGGTGGGCTGGGTTACAATATCCGCCAGTGGAGACCGAATAG
- a CDS encoding GGDEF domain-containing protein codes for MQTKTLNLLCETSRQILEEYIAEHANGAVVLLDREYRLLDCNQGFLRILSLSEKPRKLLLKEFLPPESDKVLRQFPASGGRREMRLNLRGGSAFVHTISCQVYGTEWGYIVFGDKPLATSSEVVDKISILNSEMANLSRELQQKNRALEQANATIAQLMRTDPLTGLANRRFFMEILIKEISLARRHGLPLSLVMADLDYFKKINDACGHDGGDDVLKAFAALLQEHTRKEDLAARFGGEEFMLILPHTSDLLAEVMAERIRRRLETLSIPKIDRQVTSSFGVAQIAPADDPDTLIKRADEALYQAKAWGRNRVMVNAGNA; via the coding sequence TTGCAGACTAAAACCCTCAATCTGTTATGCGAGACGTCTCGCCAAATTTTAGAGGAGTACATCGCCGAACACGCTAATGGTGCCGTGGTTCTCCTGGACCGGGAATATCGCCTCCTGGATTGCAACCAGGGTTTTTTGCGGATTCTCAGCCTGTCGGAGAAACCCCGGAAGCTCCTACTCAAGGAATTCTTGCCGCCGGAAAGTGATAAGGTACTCCGGCAGTTCCCGGCCTCCGGGGGGCGCCGGGAGATGCGCTTGAACTTGCGCGGCGGGTCGGCCTTCGTTCATACGATTTCCTGCCAGGTCTACGGCACTGAGTGGGGGTATATTGTCTTCGGAGACAAACCGCTGGCCACCTCCAGTGAAGTTGTGGACAAGATATCCATTTTGAATAGCGAGATGGCAAACCTGAGCCGGGAACTGCAACAGAAAAACCGGGCACTGGAGCAGGCCAATGCCACCATTGCCCAATTGATGCGCACTGACCCTCTGACCGGCTTGGCCAACCGCCGCTTTTTCATGGAAATATTGATCAAAGAGATCTCCCTGGCTCGCCGGCATGGGCTACCCTTGTCCCTGGTCATGGCTGATCTGGATTATTTCAAGAAAATCAACGACGCTTGCGGGCATGACGGGGGCGACGATGTCTTGAAAGCCTTTGCGGCTTTGCTCCAGGAACACACCCGGAAAGAAGACCTGGCGGCCCGGTTCGGCGGCGAGGAGTTTATGCTCATCCTCCCACATACCAGCGACTTGTTGGCCGAGGTCATGGCGGAACGGATTCGCCGGAGGCTGGAAACCCTGAGCATCCCTAAAATCGATCGTCAAGTCACCAGTAGTTTTGGGGTCGCCCAGATAGCACCGGCAGATGACCCGGACACCCTGATCAAGCGGGCTGATGAGGCCCTCTACCAAGCCAAAGCCTGGGGCCGCAACCGGGTGATGGTCAACGCGGGCAACGCCTGA
- the lpxC gene encoding UDP-3-O-acyl-N-acetylglucosamine deacetylase: MERSIIWQQTLTQPLRFSGIGLHLGRPVRVTIHPAAANYGLRFERADLPGRPEILALYSKVVDTTRATTLGEGRATLSTVEHLLAALRGAGVDNARIAVEGPEVPIMDGSAAPFAHLLAETGLRTLPWPRAYLRIHRPVELREGNQWMRVIPGEPRITYSINFSHPLIQRQRFTVPLFSEAFEREIAPARTFGFLKEVQYLQTHGLALGGSLDNAVVLDDSGVLNPGGFRFPEECVRHKILDAMGDLALLGMPLFGRLEVSRGSHDFHLRFLQHLMEQEASWRIWVPTPKVQAKRQTWFQPTLWEGLTA, encoded by the coding sequence ATGGAAAGAAGCATTATCTGGCAACAGACACTCACGCAGCCTTTGAGGTTTTCCGGCATCGGCCTCCATCTGGGTCGGCCGGTCCGGGTGACCATCCATCCGGCTGCTGCTAATTACGGCTTGCGGTTTGAGCGGGCGGACCTGCCTGGCCGGCCGGAGATACTGGCCCTCTACAGCAAAGTGGTGGATACTACCCGGGCCACCACGCTGGGGGAGGGGAGGGCCACGCTCTCTACGGTGGAACACCTGCTGGCCGCCCTGCGGGGCGCCGGTGTGGACAATGCCCGCATTGCGGTGGAGGGGCCGGAGGTTCCCATCATGGACGGGAGCGCCGCCCCCTTCGCCCACCTTTTGGCCGAAACCGGCCTGCGGACGCTGCCCTGGCCCCGGGCCTACCTCCGGATACACCGCCCGGTCGAGCTGCGGGAGGGCAACCAATGGATGCGGGTCATCCCCGGCGAACCCCGGATCACCTACAGCATCAATTTCAGCCACCCGCTGATCCAGCGGCAGCGGTTTACGGTGCCGCTCTTTTCCGAGGCGTTTGAGCGCGAGATCGCTCCGGCCCGCACCTTCGGCTTCTTGAAGGAAGTACAGTATCTCCAAACCCACGGCCTGGCCCTGGGGGGGTCGCTGGACAACGCCGTGGTCCTGGATGACTCCGGGGTCTTAAACCCTGGCGGCTTCCGCTTCCCCGAAGAGTGCGTGCGCCACAAGATTTTGGACGCCATGGGAGACTTGGCCCTGTTGGGGATGCCCCTGTTCGGCCGCCTGGAAGTAAGCCGGGGCAGCCACGACTTCCATCTGCGCTTTCTGCAACACCTGATGGAGCAGGAGGCCTCCTGGCGGATTTGGGTGCCAACGCCCAAGGTTCAAGCCAAACGTCAAACCTGGTTTCAGCCCACCCTGTGGGAGGGGCTGACCGCTTAA
- a CDS encoding UvrD-helicase domain-containing protein yields MEVIADLHIHSHFSIATGREADLPHLDLWGRYKGLQVVGTGDCTHPQWLAELAGKLDPVEAGVYSLKPELALPLNLAGPRWEMAPPVNFVITGEVSTIYKKDGKVRKVHLLLVLPDLEAAQKLSQRLGRLGNVASDGRPILGLDARFVLELVLEIDPRALVIPAHIWTPWFSVLGSKSGFDSLEECFGESTAHIYAVETGLSSDPAMNWRVSGLDRFALVSNSDAHSPQKLAREANIFKVSPTYPELSQALRTREGLAGTIEFFPQEGKYHLDGHRQCGLRLDPDESKRLGGLCSQCGKPLTLGVVHRVLDLADREDGARPAAAPPYESLIALPGVLGEVLGVGPASKKVRQAYFRLLEKLGPELEILRHAPLDSLAREGGVLLAHAIDRMRRGEVHIAGGYDGAYGEIRLFTPAERSELQGQTAFFNPAPAPPADSSQGATAGLPLTPVAPEAQARQVLAAAGPYINLRRTGETPVPPLEADPLLAGLNADQREAVVHQGAPLIVCAGPGTGKTRTLTHRLAYLVSRRGVDPGKILALTFTRQAAGEMSGRIDRLLAGAPGREHLTIKTFHALGQQILNDYKDEARGVADEVERRNLIRESAQAHGLPFGDLEKQITRFKQALTYPLDLAAPKPGRQLNLLAAADKGEPETDPLYFAAFAAYEAALERQSLWDYEDLIAKPALLLARDPAIREAYRTRFRHVLVDEYQDLNEAQYHMFRQLAGNGGEIMVIGDPDQAIYGFRGAKPEYFNRFREDWPEARVCRFSETYRLPAPILTAASTLLQSDGEPLHTRQAGDQPLVLISAATPRGEALAIARQIEALVGGLSHYGLEDAQVRHQSPGEKAGFRDIAVLYRVHALGVEVQRILSEAGIPCQQAKEGVGPDWDDIDLAAERVKLLTLHAAKGLEFPYVFIAGCETGLIPWEAPGVTSDPAEEKRLFYVGLTRASRQVFLSRARERTLWGQRRRTEFSPWVQAMPPEVLKRPALLEHRAGKRRQPQLFPEIASPRGKKSR; encoded by the coding sequence ATGGAAGTCATTGCCGACCTGCATATCCATTCCCACTTCTCCATCGCCACGGGCCGGGAGGCGGACCTTCCGCACCTGGATCTCTGGGGCCGTTACAAGGGGCTGCAGGTGGTGGGCACCGGTGACTGCACCCATCCCCAGTGGTTAGCGGAACTGGCCGGGAAGCTTGACCCTGTTGAGGCCGGCGTGTACAGCCTCAAACCGGAACTGGCCTTGCCGCTGAACCTCGCGGGACCGCGCTGGGAAATGGCGCCGCCGGTTAACTTCGTGATTACCGGCGAAGTAAGCACCATCTATAAGAAGGACGGCAAGGTCCGCAAGGTCCACCTGCTCCTGGTGCTCCCCGATCTTGAGGCCGCGCAGAAACTCTCCCAACGCCTGGGCCGCCTGGGCAACGTGGCTTCGGACGGCCGCCCCATCCTGGGGCTTGACGCCCGGTTCGTGCTGGAACTGGTATTGGAGATTGATCCCCGGGCGCTGGTGATCCCGGCCCACATCTGGACGCCCTGGTTTTCGGTCTTGGGCAGCAAGAGCGGCTTCGATTCTTTAGAAGAGTGTTTCGGGGAGAGCACCGCACACATCTATGCGGTGGAGACCGGGCTGTCGTCCGATCCTGCTATGAACTGGCGGGTCTCCGGACTGGACCGCTTTGCGCTGGTGTCAAACTCAGACGCCCATTCCCCCCAAAAATTGGCCCGGGAGGCCAATATTTTTAAGGTTTCGCCCACGTATCCCGAACTGTCCCAGGCCTTACGCACCCGGGAGGGCTTGGCGGGAACCATTGAATTTTTTCCCCAGGAAGGCAAGTACCACCTGGACGGCCACCGGCAATGCGGCCTGAGGCTAGACCCTGACGAGTCCAAGCGCCTGGGCGGCCTCTGTTCTCAATGCGGCAAACCCCTCACCTTGGGGGTAGTGCACCGCGTCCTGGACCTAGCGGACCGGGAAGACGGAGCCCGTCCGGCTGCAGCTCCGCCTTATGAGTCCCTCATTGCGCTTCCGGGAGTCCTGGGCGAAGTTTTGGGAGTGGGCCCGGCCAGCAAGAAAGTGCGCCAGGCTTATTTTCGGCTCCTGGAAAAGTTGGGGCCGGAATTGGAAATCCTGCGCCACGCGCCGCTGGACTCATTGGCCCGGGAGGGAGGGGTCCTGCTGGCCCACGCCATTGACCGGATGCGCCGGGGAGAGGTGCATATCGCCGGGGGCTATGACGGGGCTTACGGGGAGATTCGCCTGTTTACACCGGCAGAACGGAGTGAATTGCAAGGCCAGACGGCCTTTTTCAACCCGGCTCCGGCGCCGCCGGCAGATTCCTCGCAGGGAGCAACTGCGGGCTTGCCGCTCACCCCGGTTGCCCCTGAAGCCCAAGCAAGGCAAGTTTTGGCAGCCGCAGGGCCTTACATAAACCTGCGCCGCACAGGCGAGACGCCTGTGCCACCATTAGAAGCCGATCCTCTGTTGGCGGGTTTAAATGCCGACCAACGGGAGGCAGTGGTGCACCAGGGTGCGCCTCTCATCGTCTGTGCCGGTCCCGGCACCGGCAAGACCCGGACCCTCACCCACCGCCTGGCCTACCTGGTGTCCCGCCGGGGGGTGGACCCGGGGAAAATCCTGGCCCTCACCTTTACCCGGCAGGCCGCGGGCGAGATGAGCGGGCGTATCGACCGCCTGCTGGCCGGAGCGCCCGGCCGGGAACACCTGACTATCAAGACTTTCCACGCTTTAGGCCAGCAGATTTTGAATGACTATAAGGACGAGGCGCGCGGCGTGGCGGATGAAGTTGAGCGCCGGAATCTTATCCGGGAGAGCGCTCAGGCGCATGGCCTGCCTTTTGGCGATCTCGAGAAACAGATCACCCGCTTTAAACAGGCCCTCACTTATCCTCTCGACCTGGCCGCGCCCAAGCCGGGACGCCAATTAAATTTACTGGCCGCTGCCGACAAAGGCGAGCCTGAGACCGATCCCCTGTATTTTGCAGCCTTTGCCGCGTACGAGGCCGCGCTTGAGCGGCAGAGCCTCTGGGATTATGAAGACCTCATCGCCAAGCCTGCACTCCTGTTGGCCCGGGACCCGGCGATAAGAGAGGCCTATCGGACCCGTTTCCGCCACGTGCTGGTGGACGAATACCAGGATTTGAATGAAGCCCAATACCATATGTTCCGCCAGTTGGCCGGGAATGGCGGGGAAATCATGGTCATCGGCGACCCGGATCAGGCCATTTACGGCTTTCGCGGCGCAAAGCCGGAATATTTCAACCGCTTCCGGGAGGATTGGCCCGAGGCCCGCGTGTGCCGCTTCAGCGAAACCTACCGCCTGCCCGCGCCTATTCTTACGGCCGCGTCAACGCTGCTTCAGAGTGACGGTGAGCCGCTGCACACCCGGCAAGCCGGCGACCAGCCTCTCGTGCTGATTTCGGCCGCGACCCCCCGGGGCGAGGCCCTGGCCATCGCCCGCCAGATCGAGGCCCTGGTGGGCGGTTTGTCGCATTACGGTCTGGAAGATGCGCAGGTGCGGCACCAGAGCCCTGGGGAGAAAGCCGGCTTTCGAGACATAGCCGTGCTCTACCGGGTCCATGCCCTGGGGGTGGAGGTGCAACGGATTCTGTCGGAGGCCGGCATCCCGTGTCAGCAGGCTAAAGAAGGGGTGGGGCCTGATTGGGACGATATCGACCTGGCTGCGGAACGGGTGAAGCTCCTTACCCTGCACGCCGCCAAGGGGCTGGAGTTCCCTTATGTCTTTATCGCCGGGTGCGAAACCGGGCTCATCCCTTGGGAGGCGCCAGGGGTTACTTCCGACCCGGCGGAGGAAAAGCGCCTCTTTTATGTGGGCCTCACCCGGGCCTCGCGGCAGGTCTTCTTAAGCCGCGCCCGGGAACGCACCCTGTGGGGGCAGAGGCGGCGGACCGAATTCTCTCCCTGGGTCCAGGCCATGCCCCCTGAGGTGCTCAAGCGTCCAGCCCTTTTAGAGCACCGGGCCGGAAAAAGACGACAGCCCCAGTTGTTTCCTGAGATTGCCTCACCCCGAGGCAAAAAGTCAAGATAA
- the pyk gene encoding pyruvate kinase: MLRDQRRTKIVCTLGPASDGDILPELLKAGMNVARLNFSHGTHEEHGARIKRLRDLAALNKAPLAVLQDLSGPKMRIGAVPGGEAKLLEGEEFYLSAVPLKKGEPGVMVDYPQIISETPLGVPILLADGNIELQVEAKTGQALKCRVVVGGTIRSHVGIIFPTHSLSLAAFTEKDREDLRFGISQGVDFIALSYVRSRADVLEAREFMRSLGADIPIIAKIEKHEALSRLDEILSEADAIMVARGDLGVEIPPERVPIVQKEIIAAANMAGKPVITATQMLLSMVNHSRPSRAEATDVANAILDGTDAVMLSEETAAGQFPVEAVKFLDKVSRVTEAHFPHTDWLRTRAPSGRQEIAEAVSYAACEMAMDLDAQAILTNTEYGGTARLICRFRPRTPIVAVTPREDTWRRLCLSWGVFPLLTPPIQDIDHMLKVVEEVALKAGLLNHGDRVIITTGTPIGTKGSTNLIKADVIS, encoded by the coding sequence GTGTTACGTGACCAACGCCGCACCAAGATCGTCTGCACCCTGGGGCCGGCCAGTGACGGCGACATCCTGCCCGAGCTCCTTAAAGCCGGCATGAATGTAGCCCGCCTGAACTTTTCCCACGGCACCCATGAAGAACACGGCGCCCGGATCAAGCGCCTCCGGGATTTAGCCGCATTAAATAAGGCCCCGCTGGCCGTCCTGCAAGATCTATCCGGTCCGAAAATGCGTATCGGCGCAGTTCCCGGGGGCGAGGCGAAACTACTCGAAGGTGAGGAATTTTACCTCAGTGCCGTCCCCCTTAAGAAAGGTGAGCCCGGAGTTATGGTGGATTATCCCCAGATTATCTCCGAAACCCCCTTAGGGGTGCCCATTTTGCTGGCCGACGGCAACATCGAACTCCAGGTGGAAGCCAAGACCGGCCAGGCCCTCAAGTGCCGGGTGGTGGTGGGTGGAACAATACGTTCCCATGTCGGGATAATTTTCCCCACGCATTCCTTGTCGCTGGCCGCGTTTACGGAAAAAGACCGGGAGGACCTGCGGTTCGGCATTTCCCAGGGCGTGGACTTTATCGCCCTGTCATATGTGCGCTCGCGCGCCGATGTCCTGGAGGCCCGGGAATTCATGCGCAGCCTGGGCGCGGACATCCCCATCATCGCCAAAATTGAAAAACACGAAGCCTTAAGCCGCCTGGACGAAATCCTCTCGGAGGCGGACGCCATCATGGTGGCTCGGGGCGATCTGGGGGTAGAGATTCCACCGGAACGGGTGCCCATCGTTCAGAAGGAGATTATCGCCGCGGCCAACATGGCGGGCAAGCCGGTCATCACCGCTACCCAGATGCTCCTTTCCATGGTGAACCATTCCCGGCCCAGCCGGGCCGAAGCCACGGACGTGGCCAACGCCATCTTGGACGGCACCGACGCGGTTATGCTTTCCGAAGAAACCGCCGCGGGGCAATTCCCCGTGGAGGCGGTCAAGTTCTTGGATAAAGTGAGCCGGGTTACCGAGGCGCATTTCCCCCACACCGATTGGCTCCGGACCCGGGCCCCCTCGGGGCGCCAGGAGATCGCCGAGGCCGTTAGCTATGCCGCCTGCGAAATGGCCATGGACTTAGACGCCCAAGCCATTCTCACCAACACCGAATACGGCGGCACCGCCCGGCTCATCTGCCGGTTTCGGCCTCGTACCCCCATCGTGGCGGTGACGCCCCGGGAAGATACCTGGCGCCGGCTGTGCCTCTCTTGGGGAGTTTTTCCGCTCCTGACCCCTCCCATCCAGGACATTGACCACATGCTTAAGGTGGTGGAAGAAGTTGCCCTCAAGGCCGGGCTGCTCAACCACGGCGACCGGGTCATCATCACCACCGGCACCCCCATCGGCACCAAAGGCAGCACCAACCTGATCAAGGCGGACGTAATTTCCTGA
- a CDS encoding BamA/TamA family outer membrane protein: MRVTGIWRWLVPLILVLTLVGVSRGLGAEAPAPEPAVPETAEPGVAPAPNVPPAPVPPDEQEPKAAAVTAPAQGPGELTLKSFSFVGNETVRTKDLLKEIALKKPSFWPPWGKPATIRLQDLEYYGELLRNFYRRQGFYHSKITPEIVYASKREVNVTLRIDEGPWVKVTDINIEVAGPVDLSELRQKWPLKPGDRFAEKPYDDLKNLYLNYLPNHGYPKVKVRGRIYLNEEDNTARILLSVNPGPLCYFGGVNIQDEEKLETPAAAIREKISFKAGQVFNLGELFNTQRKLYATNLFKSVVLTPEEVPPQESTIPILVQLEERKKRSLKFGLGYGDEDKVRVRLGMVYRNLWGGGRLINLDARYSTLGYLYTQSFYNPVVFNSKFDFVNETGVRRRFLPGFNDQAYFTQSRLERDIPYDLRLYFGHGLEFARPFDIPVETLILLQGTQPEKMYRASFAVLGLRQETTDSAIDPHRGGIVVWANQFAPTFFGSGLQFSQSVLDVKRYHAIGDSNFVLAGRVRGGLIQPMQSTTQIPISRLFFSGGATSVRGYQLDYLSPRNASNNPIGGEAVVELSLEGRFPLPIYPKIGGVIFMDAGNVYPKIHNFDLGQLKYSPGFGLRYLSPIGPIGVDIAFPTNRINYQEDSPYQIHFTVGYGF; this comes from the coding sequence ATGCGGGTAACCGGGATTTGGCGATGGCTAGTGCCCCTCATCCTGGTGCTGACCCTGGTGGGGGTTTCCCGGGGTCTGGGGGCTGAAGCCCCTGCTCCCGAACCCGCCGTCCCCGAGACTGCGGAGCCAGGCGTCGCGCCGGCGCCAAATGTCCCCCCGGCGCCAGTCCCGCCGGATGAGCAGGAGCCAAAAGCAGCTGCGGTTACTGCTCCCGCGCAAGGACCGGGTGAGCTTACGCTCAAATCGTTCAGCTTTGTTGGGAATGAAACGGTCCGTACCAAGGACCTCCTCAAAGAAATAGCCTTAAAAAAGCCATCTTTCTGGCCTCCCTGGGGTAAGCCTGCAACCATTCGGCTCCAAGATCTGGAATATTATGGGGAACTCCTCAGGAATTTTTACCGCCGCCAGGGTTTTTATCACTCCAAAATCACGCCAGAAATCGTCTATGCCTCGAAACGGGAGGTGAACGTCACCCTCAGAATTGACGAAGGACCCTGGGTCAAAGTCACCGACATCAACATAGAGGTTGCCGGGCCGGTGGACCTGTCCGAACTGAGGCAGAAATGGCCTCTCAAGCCTGGGGACCGTTTCGCGGAAAAGCCCTACGACGATCTTAAGAACCTTTATCTCAACTATCTGCCCAACCATGGCTACCCCAAAGTCAAGGTGAGGGGCCGGATCTACCTGAATGAAGAAGACAATACCGCCCGCATTCTCCTGAGCGTCAATCCCGGCCCCTTGTGCTACTTCGGGGGCGTGAATATCCAGGACGAGGAAAAACTGGAAACGCCCGCGGCCGCGATTCGGGAAAAGATCAGCTTCAAGGCCGGCCAGGTCTTTAACCTGGGGGAACTTTTCAATACCCAGCGCAAGCTCTATGCCACCAACCTCTTCAAGAGCGTGGTCCTGACGCCGGAGGAGGTCCCGCCGCAGGAATCTACCATCCCCATTCTCGTTCAACTGGAAGAGCGGAAGAAACGCTCGCTGAAATTCGGCCTGGGATATGGCGATGAAGATAAGGTGCGGGTCCGGCTGGGGATGGTATACCGCAACCTGTGGGGCGGGGGCCGGCTGATAAACCTGGACGCCCGGTATTCCACCCTAGGCTACTTGTATACGCAGTCGTTTTACAATCCGGTGGTGTTCAACTCGAAATTTGATTTTGTGAACGAGACCGGGGTGCGCCGCCGGTTTTTGCCTGGCTTCAACGACCAGGCCTATTTTACCCAGTCCCGTCTGGAACGGGACATTCCCTATGACCTGCGGCTGTATTTTGGACATGGGTTGGAATTCGCCCGTCCCTTCGACATTCCGGTGGAAACCCTGATCCTGCTTCAGGGGACGCAACCGGAGAAAATGTATCGGGCTTCCTTTGCCGTCCTGGGCCTGCGCCAGGAAACCACCGATAGCGCTATCGACCCGCACCGGGGGGGCATCGTGGTGTGGGCCAATCAGTTCGCCCCCACGTTTTTCGGCTCGGGGCTCCAGTTCTCCCAGTCAGTGCTTGACGTAAAGCGTTATCACGCGATCGGCGACTCAAATTTTGTGCTCGCGGGGCGGGTCAGGGGCGGCCTCATCCAGCCCATGCAGTCCACTACCCAGATCCCCATATCGCGGTTGTTCTTCAGCGGCGGGGCTACCAGCGTCCGGGGGTATCAACTGGACTACCTGAGCCCAAGGAACGCCAGCAACAACCCCATCGGCGGTGAAGCTGTGGTAGAATTAAGCCTGGAAGGGCGTTTTCCCCTGCCGATCTACCCAAAAATCGGCGGGGTGATTTTTATGGACGCGGGCAACGTCTATCCCAAGATTCACAACTTCGACCTGGGGCAGCTCAAATATTCGCCAGGGTTCGGTCTGCGCTATCTCTCCCCCATCGGCCCCATCGGGGTGGATATCGCCTTTCCCACTAACCGCATCAATTATCAGGAAGACAGCCCTTACCAGATCCACTTCACGGTGGGCTATGGTTTTTAG